The window TGCGCCATGCGGACTCCTTTCTCTAAGAACTGAAAGCGAACAACAACCCCTCTGCGAGTTTTTTCTCGTTCAACAAAAGCCTGCCGCCCGATAAACCAGGGTTTATGCAGTTTGACGTAACTGCCAAAACCGCCCTCCGCTACACCCAAATCCCGCTCCCCACGCTTCCCGGAGCCCTCCCCCATCTCATGCCCATAAAGTGGTAAGCCGGCTTCGGTTCGGAGTGAATCGCGTGCCCCTAATCCAATCGGTTTGATTCCAAAAGGTTCTCCTTTTTCCAGCAAAGTTTTGAACAACTCTGCAGCTCGATTGGGATGAACAAATAACTCAAAGGCCATCTTTTCACCGGTGTAGCCGGTGCGCGAAACGATCAAATCAAATCCACCAATCTTCGCATCACACAACTCGGTTCGCTTGAGAGCGAGAATTTTCTTACGTGTTTCGGGGTCAACACCTAAAGCCAATAAAATATCCCGCGATTTCGGGCCTTGCAAAGCAAGATCCACACGCATATCCTCACCCTCTCTTGGATCACGCAGGTTGCGCAGGCGAGCTTTGCGCCCAAATGCGCGTGCCCAGGGTCGCTCGCGGTCGATACATACTTTTCCTTCCAATACCGCGTTCAGCCATGCCCAATCTTTATCATCATTCGAGGCATTAACTACCACCAGAAAGACATCTAATGCACGGCGGTAAACCAGAGTATCATCAATTACATTGGCGTCTGGATCCAAAAAATGAGTATAGCAAGATTCGCCAACTTCTAATCCCCCAATATCATTGCCACACACGCTATCTAAAAACGCAGCAGCATCAGTTCCTTCTACCTGATAGACTCCCATGTGGGCAACATCGAACAAACCTGCCGCCGTGCGGGTTGCTAGATGTTCTTCGATTACTGAGCTATACCAGACCGGCATTTCCCATCCGGCAAAGGGGATGAGCTTTGCTCCTAACTGGCGATGGAGGTCGTAAAGGGGTGTTCGTTTTAGTTCTCCCTCTGATTGTCTCCATTGAAAATCTGGCTTTGCCTCCCCATTTCCCGTCGTCATGCCAATATAATAGGGTTTTTCCAATGGATGATTGGTTTTTAACGCCTGGGGCAGTTGCGATTCTTGAACTTCCTTGACAATCACAGGTCCGGGCAGTTTTTTCATCACTCGATCTGTTGCGCCTTCCGCCTGATCAAAATCAACAAACCCATCCGAGAGGGCGCGCAACCAAGCAGCGAAATACGCCGCTTCCTTCACAGGCAAAGATAAGAGAAACTCTCTTTCTGAGCGGCAGGCTAAAATTCCTTCTGTACTTCTTCGGGGCGTCGAGATGCGCATTGGACAGGCCTCCCCTACATCGAGTGTAGAAACATCAACATCCGTAGCGTAATTCAAAAACTGACGCACCGTATCCCCTTTGACGACAAAAGACACCTGCCCTGAGGCTGAAGGAAATGTGTCATCAATGAAGTAATAGTGAGGGTAACCATGCCGGGTTAACTCGATATCAGAACCAGCCTGCTCGGCTAACTGGCGAACCTGAATTTTGACCGATTCGAGGGTGTCAAAGTCAACCTTTGCGCGGCGCAGATTTGCAACCCGGACAGCGTATGTATAGGGTCTGGTTGCGTTTAATACCTCCACAATCAACTCAGCAACCTTTCGCATTTGTTCCTCTTTGAAACCCCGTTGGGTGACCCAGGGCGTTCCCATGCGGATACCGGAGGGATCCGCGGCGGAATTGTCGCCAGGGATGGTATTGCGATTGACCACAATCCCGGCAATATCCAGGATCCGCGCTGCCTGATCTCCAGATAGGGATGTCCCATCAGCACCGACAAACGTGCGACAATCTAAATTGGTCAGATGGGTATTGGTACCGCCATAAGAGATGCGGCAGCCGAGCTCTTGTAATCGTTCCGTCAAAGAAGCACAATTTTTCACCACCTGAGATTGCAATTGGCGGAATTGTTCTGTGCGGGCAAGTTTAAAAGCCAACGCCATTGCTGCGAAGGTATTGACATGCGGGCCGCCTTGCTCTCCCGGAAAGACCGCACGATCGATCTTCTTTGCCAGACCGGGATCGGTGGTGAGAATGCAAGCCCCCCGAGGCCCACACAAAGATTTATGGGTGGTAAACGTAATCACATCCGCAAAGCCAACCGGCGAGGGGTAGACCCCGGCTGCGACCAGGCCGGCTACATGAGCGATATCCGCCATCAGGTAAGCCCCGACTGAATGAGCAATTTTTGCAAAGCGTTCCCAATCCACTGCCCAGGGATAGGAGGAATACCCCGCAATTATGATCTTCGGGCGAACTTGCTCCGCCAGTTCTTGAATACTTTCATAGTTAATCTGCTCCGTCTCAGGATCAACGGTGTAATGATAAGCTTGATAAAATTTTCCTGAGCGATTGACTGAGGACCCATGAGTCAAATGACCACCATGCAACAGGCTCATCCCCAAGATTGGATCTCCTGGATTCAGGAGGGCATGGAAAACCGCATTATTTGCCGGAGCACCTGAAAGAGCTTGAACATTGACATAGAGTTCATCAACCCCCACCCGCTCATTGGCAAACAATTCTGCACAACGGCGCCTGGCTAACATCTCTACAATGTCAGCATATTCAACTCCTTTATAATAGCGGGGATCGGAATACCGCCGATAGGCAGCAAGCTGAAAATCGTAATCGAAAATTTCTTTTTCGTTATATTTTCGACTTTCTTCAGGTGGATATCCTTCGGCATAGATATTTTGAAATGCGGAACTCAAGATTTCCCGCACCGCTAAGGGAGCAGTGCTTTCGCTGGGAATTAAGATTAATTTCCGCACTTGCCGTTCTGCTTCCAGGTCCAATAGTTCTTTGAGCTCGCAATCGAAGTCTGCAACGGAACCCCGGAATAAGTAATCACTCATTCTATACTCCTTGTGTTATGAATTTTCTATATTTCGGTTTTATCCCGAAGATTCGGGCTGTTTTGAGAAACTTCCAAAAAGGATGCAATTCTCCCCTATTTACGGAATAATCCCCCCGCATGAAACCTTGTCTTTGGGTGATTTTGCAAACTGTTCTTTCCATGCCTTTCCATCGAGTAATAATTTGCACCTTAAGTCTCCTGTTTGAGTCGGATTACCAACCGTTAGGACTATGATCATTCCTTTGGGGAAATTCATCGTTTTATGCCACGGCACGGCAATCTCGATTAAGTCCGTCTTGGAACCATCTGGTTGGGTATAGGTCACAACTGCGGTCGAAGCGGTGCCTTCTACCCGATAGGTAACTGAGCGATATCCCTCTGGTCGCGAACTAAAAGCTCCGAGGAAGTAGTAAATCAGAGCCGCACCCCCTAGAACCAAAGCGATAATCGAGATTTGTAGAGCCAGCCCTGTCCTTGATGACTTCACCGTTAGAGACATACTTCCCTCACGGCTATCTTCCTCTCTGATTCTATTCCTTAGAATGCTTTCGGTCAAGTTAATAAAATCATCCTATGAAGGATAAACTTCATAGGATGATCGCCGATGGGCGGAAAGGGACTCGAACCCCCGACCTCCTCTGTGTAAGAGAGGCGCTCTAACCAACTGAGCTATCCGCCCGCTCATGTTCTGATTATACCCTAGATTTGCCCTATGAACAGAAGTTATCCTAAGAGATCGAAACGATTTTCTCGATTCTGATTGAAGAAATCGAATGTATTTCAGAAAAGTTTGCAATATTTTTCTTTTTGTGGTAATATTTATTGTAAGGCTTGGTTTTCTTTCATTGCTATAAGGAGAAAATATGAGTTACGAAGAAAGAATTCGGGCAGCCAGGTCAGAAATGTCGAAAAGTTTCTCGAAGTTGGCTGACTACCTTTTGGATTCCTATATCGAAGCCTCGTTTATGACAGCCAGTGAATTGGCCCACACCTTAAACTTAGACGCCGCCACCGTGGTTCGCTTTTCTCAATTCCTGGGGTATGATGGATTTCCTGAGTTACAAAAAGAGATTCGGCAAAAAGTACGTACCGATCTGCTCCTTCGTCCTAAAGAAGCCTCAGACCCTAACAGTGTAGCCGGCATTGCACAATCAGCCATGCGCGAAATTGCAGAAGCCATTGAACACACTCGTATCTCCCTCGATATCGATGCTCTCTCGAAATTGGTAGAACTGCTGGGTACCGTGCGAAGAATTATCATTTTCGCTGAAGGGCCTGCCCAACCAAACGCTTATAGTCTGGTACAATACCTGGAACAAGGTGGCTTCCCGGTCTATATTGCCCGGGCCGGTATCGCCGATCTTGCCCGGGCACTGAATAACGCCAGTAACCAGGATTTGATCCTCGCTCTGGAAATTAGCGGGCAAACACCCTACATTGCTCCGGCTCTCTGTGAAGCTCGCTCACGCGGGATCGCTACCGCAGCCATTGTTGGCGCTGCTTCTCTGGCTTCAACACGTTGTGCTGATATTGTTATCGCTGCAGCAGCCCATCCGTCCATCGGGGTAGGTACGGTATCACTGGAGGCCATTATCTATACTTTTGCTAAACTGTTGCGCTGGAGATTTGCCGATCGGTTTGCCGGCACAGAGCAAGCCATCCTGGAGATTTCAAACCGCCTTCAACAGCCGTTAGATTAAAATTTTTTCGGAGAGCAACAATGCGATTCGTACGTTACCAAAAACCCCATCAACCTCCACGTCAAGGCTGGCTATCAGGCAACGAAGTCGGACCAATTGAGGGATCGATCTTTACTGAGTTTCGCCGCCTGGAAGCGGAAGATGAGCTCTCCCAGATTAAACTCTTGCCACCCGTTTTACCAAGTAAAATTATTTGTGTCGGTAGAAATTATGCCGCCCACGCTTCAGAACATGGGGCTGAGGTTCCCGAAGTTCCTCTCTTGTTTCTCAAACCTCCCTCCGCTGTGATAGGGCATCTGGATACGATTATTTTGCCGCCTCAAAGCCATCAGGTCGAACATGAAGCCGAACTGGCCATCGTTATCGGTAAGCGGGGGCGATGGATACTCCCCGACCAGGCAGATGAGTATATCCTCGGCTACACGATTGCCAACGATGTTACTGCCCGAGATTTGCAATACAAAGATCATCAATGGACGCGCGCCAAAGGTTTCGATACCTTTTGTCCAATTGGTCCCTGGATCGAGACCGAATTCAACCCAGCCGACGCATTGATCACCTGCACCGTGAACGATGATATTCGCCAGATGGCTTCAACCCATGATATGGTCTTCAATATTTACCAGCTGATTGCTTTTGCATCTTCGGTCATGACTCTGGAACCCGGAGATCTGATTCTCACCGGTACCCCAGCCGGTGTCAGTCCTCTTGCAGATGGCGACGTTGTGCGCGTTACCATCGAAGGGATCGGCACGTTAGAAAATTCAGTCAAAGCAGAAACGCCTCACTAATATTCTAAAAATAAATGTCTCTGGATATCCATACTGCGGTTCAGGTCACCCTGCTGATCCTTTTGCTCCTGGTTGCCTTGATGGTGTGGCAAGGGATTCAGGCGATTCGGACAGCCCGAAAACTGCCTTTCTTTCGCCTGCGCCGCAATCGGAATCTGCGAGGCTGGCGGTTAATCGGCGCCTCGATTTTCCTCTTCATTCTTACTTTGGTTTTGAATACCCGCCTGGAGCCGATGATCTATACCGTGTTCCCGCCTTCCCCAACGATAACCCTCTCTCCAACCATTACCCTTTCACCAACCATCACGCTCTCACCTACCATTACACTTACCCCCACAATCACCTTAACGCCTGAAGTTACCGATACTCCCACAATCACTCCGACACCGTATGTTCCTCTCGCCATCGAAGCCCGTTTCGAAGCGACCGTTCCTCCAAATCCGGAAGCAAAATTTAGCCCAATTATATTCACCCAAGGGATTGATGCGCTCTATCAACCCATCGCGCCAGGTGAAGAGTTTCGCAATCCGGTCGGACATCTCTATGGGGTTTTTAGCTACGATCAAATGGTGGATGGTTCACAATGGACTGCCCTATGGTACCGGGAGGGAGAATTGGTTCATTTTGAGACCAAGGTTTGGGACGGGGGCACCGGTGGCTATGGTTACACAGATTGGAATCCTGATCCTTCAGAATGGTTACCGGGTGAATATGAAGTCCAACTGTTCAATGGATTATTGTGGAAACGCTCAGGTCGCTTT is drawn from Anaerolineae bacterium and contains these coding sequences:
- a CDS encoding Serine hydroxymethyltransferase, which codes for MSDYLFRGSVADFDCELKELLDLEAERQVRKLILIPSESTAPLAVREILSSAFQNIYAEGYPPEESRKYNEKEIFDYDFQLAAYRRYSDPRYYKGVEYADIVEMLARRRCAELFANERVGVDELYVNVQALSGAPANNAVFHALLNPGDPILGMSLLHGGHLTHGSSVNRSGKFYQAYHYTVDPETEQINYESIQELAEQVRPKIIIAGYSSYPWAVDWERFAKIAHSVGAYLMADIAHVAGLVAAGVYPSPVGFADVITFTTHKSLCGPRGACILTTDPGLAKKIDRAVFPGEQGGPHVNTFAAMALAFKLARTEQFRQLQSQVVKNCASLTERLQELGCRISYGGTNTHLTNLDCRTFVGADGTSLSGDQAARILDIAGIVVNRNTIPGDNSAADPSGIRMGTPWVTQRGFKEEQMRKVAELIVEVLNATRPYTYAVRVANLRRAKVDFDTLESVKIQVRQLAEQAGSDIELTRHGYPHYYFIDDTFPSASGQVSFVVKGDTVRQFLNYATDVDVSTLDVGEACPMRISTPRRSTEGILACRSEREFLLSLPVKEAAYFAAWLRALSDGFVDFDQAEGATDRVMKKLPGPVIVKEVQESQLPQALKTNHPLEKPYYIGMTTGNGEAKPDFQWRQSEGELKRTPLYDLHRQLGAKLIPFAGWEMPVWYSSVIEEHLATRTAAGLFDVAHMGVYQVEGTDAAAFLDSVCGNDIGGLEVGESCYTHFLDPDANVIDDTLVYRRALDVFLVVVNASNDDKDWAWLNAVLEGKVCIDRERPWARAFGRKARLRNLRDPREGEDMRVDLALQGPKSRDILLALGVDPETRKKILALKRTELCDAKIGGFDLIVSRTGYTGEKMAFELFVHPNRAAELFKTLLEKGEPFGIKPIGLGARDSLRTEAGLPLYGHEMGEGSGKRGERDLGVAEGGFGSYVKLHKPWFIGRQAFVEREKTRRGVVVRFQFLEKGVRMAHGGDPVLDKRGRVIGWVTSCAIDQQGTLTGQAYVELKAAEEGTHIYIYQGSPEKEIKAPAAMMLGEKSVLPSEAVVLSRFPK
- a CDS encoding transcriptional regulator, RpiR family yields the protein MSYEERIRAARSEMSKSFSKLADYLLDSYIEASFMTASELAHTLNLDAATVVRFSQFLGYDGFPELQKEIRQKVRTDLLLRPKEASDPNSVAGIAQSAMREIAEAIEHTRISLDIDALSKLVELLGTVRRIIIFAEGPAQPNAYSLVQYLEQGGFPVYIARAGIADLARALNNASNQDLILALEISGQTPYIAPALCEARSRGIATAAIVGAASLASTRCADIVIAAAAHPSIGVGTVSLEAIIYTFAKLLRWRFADRFAGTEQAILEISNRLQQPLD
- a CDS encoding putative 2-keto-4-pentenoate hydratase/2-oxohepta-3-ene-1,7-dioic acid hydratase, with product MRFVRYQKPHQPPRQGWLSGNEVGPIEGSIFTEFRRLEAEDELSQIKLLPPVLPSKIICVGRNYAAHASEHGAEVPEVPLLFLKPPSAVIGHLDTIILPPQSHQVEHEAELAIVIGKRGRWILPDQADEYILGYTIANDVTARDLQYKDHQWTRAKGFDTFCPIGPWIETEFNPADALITCTVNDDIRQMASTHDMVFNIYQLIAFASSVMTLEPGDLILTGTPAGVSPLADGDVVRVTIEGIGTLENSVKAETPH